The proteins below come from a single Pelagibaculum spongiae genomic window:
- a CDS encoding EutP/PduV family microcompartment system protein, translating into MKKFMLIGATSAGKTTLIQAMHNQPLQYRKTQAMDYLKEVLDTPGEYLENPRFYSALMTAGMDYQVICLVHDASRDDTHFPPGFASMFGDREIIGIVTKCDMENANPQYSIDTLVQAGASKVFQVSATSGEGLTELWDFIA; encoded by the coding sequence ATGAAAAAATTTATGTTAATTGGCGCAACATCGGCAGGTAAAACTACCTTAATTCAAGCAATGCATAATCAACCGCTGCAATATAGAAAAACCCAGGCGATGGATTATTTGAAAGAAGTGCTCGACACCCCCGGTGAATATCTGGAAAACCCACGTTTTTATAGTGCGCTGATGACTGCCGGAATGGATTATCAAGTTATTTGCCTGGTGCATGATGCATCGCGTGATGACACGCATTTTCCTCCAGGGTTTGCCTCAATGTTTGGCGATCGGGAAATTATTGGCATCGTCACCAAGTGCGATATGGAAAATGCCAACCCTCAATACTCGATTGATACGCTAGTTCAGGCTGGTGCAAGTAAAGTGTTTCAGGTGAGTGCAACGTCGGGGGAAGGGCTGACAGAATTATGGGATTTTATAGCTTAA
- a CDS encoding YopT-type cysteine protease domain-containing protein: MPLKKQTPEALRKSAERMLKDSKTQLTDTFNQHDFINNLPSSSEYKELKNHKGVCFALSILWVKKLHNLPALKRFILDPNNAKKLIKYNQILNVFFNDFEQKKGMEGTIPSFKLIIKTISRVEIFGVPFTQRAEVESENGMHTKIFYLFYAMSAPGDYLLTLRFGKDKSNVDQGHTINIITTQNRMILFDPNYGEIAFENLNPSYAACFFATHYFHFGNKYFYISSFKIINLENNRLNHTASGSVIETEV; encoded by the coding sequence ATGCCTCTAAAAAAACAAACACCTGAAGCACTACGTAAATCTGCTGAAAGAATGTTGAAAGATTCAAAAACCCAATTAACAGATACATTCAATCAGCATGATTTTATTAACAACCTACCTAGTTCATCTGAGTATAAAGAATTAAAGAATCACAAAGGAGTTTGCTTTGCATTATCAATTCTTTGGGTGAAAAAATTACATAACCTACCAGCACTTAAGCGCTTTATTTTAGATCCAAATAACGCAAAAAAGCTAATTAAATACAACCAAATTCTTAATGTTTTTTTTAATGATTTTGAACAAAAAAAGGGTATGGAAGGTACAATTCCAAGCTTTAAGCTTATTATCAAAACAATATCACGCGTAGAGATCTTTGGTGTACCTTTTACACAAAGAGCAGAAGTGGAATCTGAAAATGGAATGCATACTAAAATTTTCTATCTTTTTTATGCTATGTCTGCTCCAGGAGACTATTTATTAACATTGCGGTTTGGAAAAGACAAGAGCAACGTCGATCAGGGACATACTATCAACATAATAACCACTCAAAATCGAATGATATTGTTTGATCCTAACTACGGTGAAATCGCATTTGAAAATTTGAACCCCAGCTACGCAGCTTGTTTTTTTGCAACGCATTATTTTCACTTTGGAAACAAATATTTTTATATTTCAAGCTTTAAAATTATAAATCTTGAAAACAATAGGTTGAATCATACAGCTTCAGGTTCTGTAATAGAAACAGAAGTATGA
- a CDS encoding EutP/PduV family microcompartment system protein translates to MIVLYVGKATLIQTMHNQSLQYRKTQAMDYLKEVLDTPGEYLENPRFYSALMTAGMDYQVFFLVHDAPRDDTHFPPEFASMFGDREIIGIVTKCDMENANPQYSIDTLTQAGASKVFQVSATSGGRLIELWDFIT, encoded by the coding sequence ATGATTGTTCTCTATGTAGGTAAAGCCACCCTGATTCAAACGATGCATAACCAATCGCTGCAATATAGAAAAACTCAGGCGATGGATTATTTGAAAGAAGTGCTCGACACCCCCGGTGAATATCTGGAAAACCCACGTTTTTATAGTGCGCTGATGACTGCCGGAATGGATTATCAAGTGTTTTTCCTGGTGCATGATGCACCACGTGATGACACGCATTTTCCTCCAGAGTTTGCCTCAATGTTTGGCGATCGGGAAATTATTGGCATCGTCACCAAGTGCGACATGGAAAATGCCAACCCTCAATACTCGATTGATACGCTAACTCAAGCTGGTGCAAGTAAAGTGTTTCAGGTGAGTGCAACGTCGGGGGGAAGGCTGATAGAATTATGGGATTTTATAACTTAA